Proteins encoded in a region of the Candidatus Methanoperedens sp. genome:
- the feoB gene encoding ferrous iron transport protein B gives MTLSCHGALRDIKGSTDFTFALAGNPNVGKSSIFNRLTGMGVVTANYPGKTVELNMAATSFKDLRIGIIDLPGSYALGAVSEDQWVARRAILDCTPDAAIMILDATNLARNLYMTLQFIDLGIPIVVALNLIDEAEKRNIIIDSLKLSELLGVPVVPTIATTGHGLDELIQKAVDIARKKTQINYDLHYGDDIESNIRQIENLLKAYDFGINPRALAILLLEEDLEFVELVKKHPDGKSILEETRKISREIEKKHGEKTPLRIARERHGLAGTIASQVQGDIAPAKSDKIWAYTTSPITGIPLLISVLGIIFAFMFYGGNWLSTLFSSLWASYMSPVIDGAIFYIFGQGHIGKTLVWGFDAGILAALAVGIPYVLTFYFMLAFLEDTGYLNSVAFLTDRLMHKFGLHGRAIIPLVAGAGCNVPAIIGTRVLTTMRERTIASTLITLIPCSARTAVILGAVSLFVGWKPAVAIYVIVLALVFLVGVGLNKVMPGTSTGLVMEMFPFRAPLMSNIIKKTWHRFKDFVFVAFPIVLAGSLVLGALYETGYLWKLSSPLSPIVEGWLGLPAVAGLTLIFAILRKELALQLLVTLAIVMYGGGAKNLLLFMTPAQLFVYALVNTIYIPCVATIAVLGRELGWKRAGGIVAFTIALAVVIGGIAYRFIEYYHLL, from the coding sequence ATGACGCTCTCATGCCACGGTGCCCTAAGGGACATAAAGGGCAGCACAGATTTTACGTTCGCACTTGCAGGCAATCCAAACGTGGGAAAATCCAGTATATTCAACCGTCTGACGGGGATGGGCGTGGTGACCGCCAACTATCCTGGAAAAACCGTTGAATTGAACATGGCTGCAACGTCTTTTAAAGATCTCAGGATAGGAATAATCGATCTTCCGGGCAGCTATGCACTGGGGGCCGTGTCAGAAGACCAGTGGGTAGCACGAAGAGCCATACTTGACTGCACGCCAGACGCCGCGATAATGATACTCGACGCCACTAACCTTGCCAGGAACCTCTATATGACGCTCCAGTTCATCGATCTTGGCATCCCGATCGTCGTTGCTTTGAACCTCATAGATGAAGCAGAGAAAAGGAATATTATTATTGACTCTCTAAAACTTTCAGAGCTTCTCGGTGTTCCCGTTGTCCCGACCATAGCCACGACCGGGCATGGCCTTGATGAGCTTATTCAGAAAGCCGTCGATATCGCGAGAAAAAAAACACAAATCAATTACGATCTACATTACGGGGATGACATTGAATCGAACATACGACAGATAGAAAATCTACTCAAGGCTTACGATTTCGGGATAAATCCCAGGGCACTGGCAATACTGCTTCTTGAAGAGGATCTGGAATTTGTAGAACTGGTGAAAAAACATCCGGATGGAAAATCCATACTGGAAGAAACCAGAAAGATAAGTCGGGAGATAGAGAAAAAGCACGGTGAAAAAACACCGCTCAGGATCGCCCGTGAAAGGCACGGACTTGCGGGAACGATAGCCTCACAGGTACAGGGGGATATTGCACCTGCGAAATCCGATAAGATATGGGCATATACCACTTCGCCTATAACCGGGATACCTCTACTTATCAGTGTTCTCGGGATAATTTTCGCTTTCATGTTCTACGGTGGGAACTGGCTTTCTACACTATTCAGCAGCTTATGGGCCTCGTACATGTCGCCTGTGATCGACGGTGCGATATTCTATATATTCGGACAGGGACATATCGGAAAAACGCTTGTCTGGGGCTTTGACGCAGGCATCCTGGCTGCGCTTGCAGTAGGAATACCCTATGTACTGACCTTCTATTTCATGCTCGCTTTTCTTGAGGATACGGGATACTTGAACTCCGTCGCTTTTCTTACAGACAGGCTGATGCACAAGTTCGGGCTTCACGGGCGGGCCATCATCCCACTTGTAGCAGGCGCAGGATGTAATGTGCCCGCTATAATAGGTACGCGCGTACTGACTACGATGCGAGAACGCACAATTGCCAGTACCCTGATCACACTTATCCCATGCAGCGCGCGGACGGCTGTGATCCTGGGCGCGGTCTCCCTTTTCGTGGGCTGGAAGCCAGCCGTAGCCATATACGTCATAGTACTTGCTCTTGTGTTCCTGGTAGGAGTTGGGCTAAACAAGGTTATGCCCGGTACTTCCACGGGTCTTGTTATGGAGATGTTCCCTTTCAGGGCGCCTTTAATGTCAAATATAATTAAGAAAACTTGGCATAGGTTCAAGGATTTCGTGTTCGTGGCATTTCCCATAGTGCTTGCAGGGTCACTTGTGCTGGGGGCACTTTATGAGACAGGTTATCTGTGGAAACTTTCATCGCCACTATCACCGATCGTGGAAGGATGGCTCGGGCTTCCTGCTGTAGCAGGGCTGACCCTTATATTCGCTATTCTCCGGAAGGAACTAGCCCTTCAGCTGCTCGTCACGCTTGCGATCGTTATGTATGGAGGGGGCGCAAAGAACCTGCTCCTTTTCATGACCCCGGCCCAGCTATTCGTTTATGCGCTTGTGAATACCATCTACATCCCGTGCGTTGCAACCATTGCTGTCCTGGGTCGCGAACTTGGATGGAAGCGGGCAGGAGGCATTGTGGCATTCACGATAGCTCTTGCGGTAGTTATCGGGGGGATCGCTTACAGGTTTATTGAATACTACCACCTCCTATGA